One genomic region from Rosa rugosa chromosome 1, drRosRugo1.1, whole genome shotgun sequence encodes:
- the LOC133726739 gene encoding chloride channel protein CLC-b — protein sequence MEERSNHYAEAAIPQNMEGEVESEERDPESNSLIQPLLKRNRTLSSNPLALVGAKVSHIESLDYEINENDLFKHDWRSRSKVQVFQYIMLKWTLALLIGLLTGLIATLINLAVENIAGYKLLAVVAYIDEERYLMGFIFLAVTNLLFTAVAAVLCVCFAPTAAGPGIPEIKAYLNGVDTPNMFGASTLIVKIVGSIGAVSAGLDLGKEGPLVHIGSCIASLLGQGGPDNYRVKWRCLRYMNNDRDRRDLITCGAASGVCAAFRSPVGGVLFALEEVATWWRSALLWRTFFSTAIVVVVLRAFIEICSTGECGLFGEGGLIMFDVSTVTVTYRWMDIVPVVVIGIIGGVLGSLYNYFLHKVLRLYNLINQKGKIHKILLSLVVSLFTSACLYGLPFLAKCTPCDPSLTDSVCPTNGRSGNFKQFNCPDGYYNDLATLLLTTNDDAVRNIFSTNTSTEYHPLNLLIFFALYCILGLFTFGIAVPSGLFLPIILMGAAYGRMLGIAMKSYTDIDQGLYAVLGAASLMAGSMRMTVSLCVIFLELTNNLLLLPITMIVLLIAKTVGDCFNPSIYEIILHLKGLPFLDAHPEPWMRNLNVGELADAKPPVVTLCGIEKVERIVEVLRNTTHNGFPVVDDAVVPSVGLAVRATELHGIILRAHLVQVLKKKWFLKERRRTEEWEVREKFTAVELAEREGKIEEVAVTSDEMEMYVDLHPLTNTTPHTVIESMSVAKAMVLFRQVGLRHLLILPKYEAAGVPPVVGILTRQDLIAYNILNAFPHLKNPKGREKGN from the exons ATGGAGGAACGTTCAAACCATTATGCAGAAGCAGCAATTCCCCAGAACATGGAAGGAGAAGTTGAATCGGAAGAAAGAGATCCAGAAAGCAATTCACTGATCCAACCACTCCTCAAGAGAAACAGAACACTCTCTTCCAATCCACTGGCTCTGGTTGGAGCCAAAGTCTCCCACATCGAGAGTCTGGACTACGA GATCAATGAGAATGACCTGTTTAAGCACGACTGGAGAAGCAGATCCAAGGTCCAAGTCTTCCAGTATATAATGTTGAAATGGACGCTTGCCTTGCTCATTGGACTTCTAACTGGTCTAATTGCCACTCTCATCAACCTCGCCGTTGAGAATATTGCAGGCTACAAGCTTCTTGCTGTGGTTGCTTACATAGATGAGGAAAG GTACCTGATGGGGTTCATCTTTTTAGCTGTGACAAATCTTCTATTCACCGCAGTTGCCGCTGTTCTCTGCGTGTGTTTTGCACCCACTGCAGCTGGACCTGGTATACCTGAAATCAAAGCTTATCTAAACGGAGTTGATACTCCCAACATGTTTGGTGCCTCCACATTGATCGTCAAG ATAGTTGGAAGCATTGGGGCCGTCTCTGCAGGTCTAGATCTTGGAAAAGAAGGACCTCTGGTGCACATCGGAAGCTGCATTGCTTCCTTACTAGGCCAAGGGGGGCCTGACAATTACCGTGTTAAATGGCGCTGCCTTCGCTACATGAATAACGACCGTGACCGCCGGGATCTCATTACCTGTGGGGCCGCCTCTGGGGTCTGTGCAGCTTTCCGATCCCCTGTGGGTGGTGTACTGTTTGCTCTTGAAGAGGTGGCAACATGGTGGAGGAGTGCCCTTCTGTGGAGAACTTTTTTCAGCACAGCCATTGTGGTGGTGGTGCTCAGGGCTTTTATTGAAATATGCAGCACCGGGGAATGTGGCCTTTTTGGAGAAGGAGGGCTTATCATGTTCGATGTCAGCACTGTAACTGTGACATACCGTTGGATGGATATTGTCCCTGTTGTTGTGATTGGCATTATCGGTGGTGTTTTGGGAAGCTTGTACAATTATTTTCTTCACAAGGTCCTCAGACTGTACAATCTCATAAATCA GAAGGGGAAAATTCACAAGATCCTCCTCAGTCTTGTTGTATCACTTTTCACCTCAGCGTGCCTATATGGTCTTCCTTTCCTTGCCAAATGCACACCCTGTGATCCCTCACTTACAGATTCTGTTTGCCCCACCAATGGACGGTCTGGCAACTTCAAACAGTTCAACTGCCCAGATGGCTACTATAATGACTTGGCTACTCTACTGCTTACCACTAATGATGATGCAGTTCGAAACATCTTCTCAACAAACACTTCCACTGAATATCATCCGCTCAACCTTCTAATCTTCTTTGCACTCTACTGCATCTTAGGATTGTTTACTTTTGGAATTGCTGTGCCGTCTGGCCTGTTCCTCCCCATCATCCTTATGGGTGCAGCCTATGGCCGCATGCTTGGTATTGCCATGAAATCGTACACAGACATCGACCAGGGACTATACGCTGTTCTTGGTGCAGCTTCCCTAATGGCAGGGTCGATGAGGATGACTGTATCATTATGTGTGATATTTCTTGAGCTGACCAACAACCTTCTCTTACTACCCATAACAATGATTGTCCTTCTAATTGCAAAAACTGTTGGAGACTGTTTCAACCCAAGCATCTATGAGATTATACTGCACTTAAAAGGTCTACCTTTCTTAGATGCACATCCAGAGCCATGGATGAGGAATCTGAATGTGGGTGAACTTGCAGATGCCAAGCCTCCAGTAGTCACCCTCTGTGGAATCGAAAAGGTGGAACGGATTGTGGAGGTCCTCAGAAACACCACACATAATGGCTTCCCTGTTGTAGATGATGCAGTTGTGCCATCAGTAGGACTAGCTGTTAGGGCAACAGAACTACATGGAATAATACTAAGAGCTCACCTTGTCCAGGTGCTGAAGAAGAAGTGGTTCCTAAAGGAAAGGAGAAGAACAGAGGAGTGGGAAGTGAGAGAGAAGTTTACCGCAGTTGAATTAGCCGAGAGAGAAGGAAAGATTGAGGAGGTGGCTGTGACAAGTGATGAAATGGAGATGTATGTCGATCTGCATCCACTCACCAATACGACACCTCACACAGTGATCGAAAGCATGTCAGTGGCAAAAGCTATGGTGCTTTTCAGACAAGTGGGACTCCGCCATTTGCTCATTCTGCCAAAGTACGAGGCAGCGGGG GTGCCTCCAGTGGTTGGGATCTTAACCAGGCAGGATTTGATAGCCTACAACATTTTGAATGCCTTTCCTCATCTCAAAAATCCCAAAGGCAGAGAGAAGGGGAACTGA
- the LOC133707358 gene encoding uncharacterized protein LOC133707358 isoform X2 — MIQRQRSPTCQLKLDNSAKGWHKTISKVLKTIEGVSYSIDMQNGSVTVTGWIDPATLMARLEKSGKKIELVRVDSGVLREARLKKQKQQQQLQQQYYYGQGYPYGYVNGHYPQQYGYYNQSGAGYPYGTTPDYYRNHHQLYPNYYQQQPVRSTAPPAPRLGFPQPPPPLEIHPFYDPETQCTIM; from the exons ATGATACAAAGGCAAAGATCCCCG ACTTGTCAATTAAAGCTGGATAATAGCGCCAAGGGATGGCACAAGACCATTTCCAAAGTTTTGAAAACTATCGAGG GAGTATCTTACAGCATTGATATGCAAAATGGAAGCGTAACTGTTACGGGTTGGATTGACCCAGCAACCCTTATGGCTCGATTAGAGAAATCTGGGAAGAAAATAGAGCTGGTTAGGGTTGATTCAGGAGTTCTTCGTGAGGCGCGGTTAAAAAAACAGAAGCAGCAACAGCAGTTACAACAACAATATTATTATGGACAAGGATACCCTTATGGTTATGTTAATGGTCATTATCCTCAGCAATATGGATACTATAATCAGAGTGGAGCTGGATACCCTTATGGAACAACACCAGATTACTATCGCAATCATCATCAGCTCTACCCTAATTATTATCAGCAGCAGCCAGTTAGGTCCACTGCGCCACCTGCACCGCGATTAGGTTTTCCACAGCCACCACCGCCGTTGGAGATTCACCCGTTTTACGATCCAGAGACACAATGCACGATTATGTGA
- the LOC133707358 gene encoding uncharacterized protein LOC133707358 isoform X1, translated as MAAKDDTKAKIPGNEVTCQLKLDNSAKGWHKTISKVLKTIEGVSYSIDMQNGSVTVTGWIDPATLMARLEKSGKKIELVRVDSGVLREARLKKQKQQQQLQQQYYYGQGYPYGYVNGHYPQQYGYYNQSGAGYPYGTTPDYYRNHHQLYPNYYQQQPVRSTAPPAPRLGFPQPPPPLEIHPFYDPETQCTIM; from the exons ATGGCGGCCAAGGATGATACAAAGGCAAAGATCCCCGGTAATGAAGTG ACTTGTCAATTAAAGCTGGATAATAGCGCCAAGGGATGGCACAAGACCATTTCCAAAGTTTTGAAAACTATCGAGG GAGTATCTTACAGCATTGATATGCAAAATGGAAGCGTAACTGTTACGGGTTGGATTGACCCAGCAACCCTTATGGCTCGATTAGAGAAATCTGGGAAGAAAATAGAGCTGGTTAGGGTTGATTCAGGAGTTCTTCGTGAGGCGCGGTTAAAAAAACAGAAGCAGCAACAGCAGTTACAACAACAATATTATTATGGACAAGGATACCCTTATGGTTATGTTAATGGTCATTATCCTCAGCAATATGGATACTATAATCAGAGTGGAGCTGGATACCCTTATGGAACAACACCAGATTACTATCGCAATCATCATCAGCTCTACCCTAATTATTATCAGCAGCAGCCAGTTAGGTCCACTGCGCCACCTGCACCGCGATTAGGTTTTCCACAGCCACCACCGCCGTTGGAGATTCACCCGTTTTACGATCCAGAGACACAATGCACGATTATGTGA
- the LOC133707367 gene encoding small ribosomal subunit protein bS21c produces the protein MAASSSLCNFLSFLTPSKPPSQAKPPPPHLHLSQTQKPRDAFVPLVAQPGPSFSSSSSELESVMNPSLAYANTLFFKSAYNVQVIVDEGESEERLLNRFRREVMRAGVIQEVKRRRYFENTQDEKKRRTRDAAKRNKRRRTFSRPPLMQNRGQEVPVQKKSDEDEDNWDLPQGDIPY, from the exons ATGGCTGCCTCATCCTCTCTCTGCAACTTCCTCTCCTTCCTCACACCCTCAAAGCCCCCATCACAAGCCAAACCCCCACcaccccatctccatctctcccAAACCCAGAAGCCCAGAGACGCCTTCGTCCCTCTTGTCGCCCAACCTGGtccctctttctcttcttcctcttcggaATTGGAGTCCGTCATGAACCCCTCTCTGGCTTATGCCAACACTCTCTTCTTCAAGTCGGCTTACAATGTCCAAGTCATCGTCGACGAGGGCGAGTCCGAGGAGCGCCTGCTCAACCGGTTCCGGCGAGAGGTGATGAGAGCTGGCGTCATCCAGGAGGTTAAGAGGAGGAGGTACTTCGAGAACACTCAGGATGAGAAGAAGCGCAGGACTCGCGATGCTGCTAAGCGCAACAAAAGAAG GCGTACCTTTTCGAGGCCTCCGCTTATGCAGAACAGGGGGCAGGAAGTCCCTGTACAGAAGAAGAGTGATGAGGACGAAGATAACTGGGATCTACCTCAGGGAGACATACCCTATTGA